From Salinirubellus salinus, the proteins below share one genomic window:
- a CDS encoding redox-regulated ATPase YchF, which yields MLSIALAGKPNAGKSTFYKAATMADVDVGNYPFTTIDPNRGVSQARTECPCLDREERCGDEHCHDGKRYVPVELIDVAGLVPGAHEGRGLGNQFLDALTNADVILNVVDASGGTNAEGEPVELGSYDPVQDVDFVEEEMDLWLASIVERNWESIGRKSRSPEFDLDDALVDMLTGVGATEYDVALVLRSMEYPEDPFQWTDEHKEELARKIRQQTKPIVVVANKADVAPAENLARLREAADIVVPCTAEGELALRQAANAGLVDYDPGDETFEVTGDLSDAQAKGLEQVRGVMDEFGGTGVQTALNTAVYDLLDHVTAYPVQNEGRWTDGDGNVLPDAFLLPSGSTPKDLAYAVHSDIGDGYLHAVDAKAGRRVGEDHELEEGDVVKIVSTAR from the coding sequence ACGTGGGGAACTACCCGTTCACCACCATCGACCCGAACCGCGGGGTGAGTCAGGCCCGCACCGAGTGTCCCTGTCTCGACCGCGAGGAACGGTGTGGCGACGAGCACTGCCACGACGGCAAGCGCTACGTCCCGGTCGAGCTCATCGACGTGGCCGGTCTCGTCCCCGGCGCCCACGAGGGGCGTGGACTGGGCAACCAGTTCCTCGACGCGCTGACGAACGCCGACGTCATCCTGAACGTCGTGGACGCCTCCGGGGGGACGAACGCGGAGGGCGAACCGGTCGAACTCGGCTCGTACGACCCGGTACAGGACGTGGACTTCGTCGAGGAGGAGATGGACCTCTGGCTGGCGAGCATCGTCGAGCGCAACTGGGAGAGTATCGGCCGCAAATCGAGGTCGCCGGAGTTCGACCTCGACGACGCGCTCGTGGACATGCTCACGGGGGTGGGGGCGACGGAGTACGACGTGGCGCTCGTCCTGCGCTCGATGGAGTACCCGGAGGACCCGTTCCAGTGGACAGACGAGCACAAGGAGGAGCTCGCGCGGAAGATCCGCCAGCAGACGAAACCCATCGTCGTCGTCGCGAACAAGGCCGACGTGGCGCCGGCGGAGAACCTCGCGCGACTGCGCGAGGCGGCCGACATCGTCGTCCCCTGCACGGCGGAGGGTGAACTCGCGCTCCGGCAGGCCGCGAACGCCGGCCTCGTCGACTACGACCCCGGCGACGAGACGTTCGAGGTGACGGGCGACCTCAGCGACGCGCAGGCGAAGGGACTCGAACAGGTCCGCGGGGTGATGGACGAGTTCGGCGGGACGGGCGTGCAGACGGCGCTGAACACGGCCGTCTACGACCTGCTCGACCACGTCACCGCCTACCCGGTCCAGAACGAGGGGAGGTGGACCGACGGGGACGGGAACGTCCTGCCCGACGCCTTCCTGCTCCCGAGCGGGTCGACGCCGAAGGACCTCGCGTACGCCGTCCACTCGGACATCGGCGACGGCTACCTCCACGCGGTCGACGCGAAGGCCGGCCGGCGCGTGGGTGAGGACCACGAACTCGAGGAGGGCGACGTGGTGAAGATCGTCTCGACGGCGAGATGA
- a CDS encoding ornithine cyclodeaminase family protein, with product MRLLTDDDVAALEPSEVVGAMERAVRLHATGELRAPPRWSVEAVGAGGNEPPGDLVFTCGATPEAIGFRVYETLGSGEGHTQLTAVWDGQNGRFRGLVEGHRLGVARTAGLNGVAIDHLARDDASVLGVLGTGPQARMGARVACAVREFDSARVFSPTREHRETFAERMAAKLGVPVEAHESAEPVVRESDVLYVATDARSPVFEPDWVRDGTHVCTLGPKFEGAHEVPLALADRASAVVTDSLAQVDGYADYRDPSFLAPERFVELGDVVSAELGRDPADVTLFCSVGLAGTEVVLADRLLGG from the coding sequence ATGCGACTGCTCACGGACGACGACGTGGCCGCCCTCGAGCCGAGCGAGGTCGTCGGCGCGATGGAACGGGCGGTCAGGCTCCACGCCACTGGCGAACTCCGGGCACCACCGCGCTGGTCGGTGGAGGCGGTCGGTGCTGGCGGGAACGAGCCACCGGGCGACCTCGTGTTCACCTGCGGGGCCACCCCCGAGGCCATCGGCTTCCGCGTCTACGAGACCCTCGGGAGCGGCGAGGGGCACACCCAGCTCACCGCGGTCTGGGACGGCCAGAACGGCCGCTTCCGCGGACTCGTCGAGGGCCACCGCCTCGGTGTCGCCCGCACGGCAGGCCTCAACGGCGTGGCCATCGACCACCTCGCGCGGGACGACGCCTCCGTACTGGGCGTGCTCGGCACCGGCCCGCAGGCCCGGATGGGCGCGCGCGTCGCCTGTGCGGTCCGCGAGTTCGACTCGGCGCGGGTGTTCTCGCCGACCCGTGAGCACAGAGAGACGTTCGCCGAGCGGATGGCCGCGAAACTCGGCGTCCCCGTCGAGGCCCACGAGTCGGCCGAACCGGTAGTCCGCGAGTCGGACGTGCTCTACGTCGCCACCGACGCTCGGTCGCCCGTCTTCGAGCCGGACTGGGTGCGCGACGGGACCCACGTCTGCACCCTCGGGCCGAAGTTCGAGGGCGCTCACGAGGTGCCGCTCGCGCTCGCGGACCGTGCCAGTGCCGTCGTCACCGACTCGCTCGCACAGGTCGACGGCTACGCGGACTACCGCGACCCGTCCTTCCTCGCGCCCGAGCGGTTCGTGGAACTGGGTGACGTGGTGTCGGCGGAGCTCGGACGCGACCCGGCCGACGTCACGCTGTTCTGCTCGGTGGGGCTGGCGGGGACCGAGGTGGTGCTGGCCGACCGACTGCTCGGCGGGTAG
- a CDS encoding lycopene cyclase domain-containing protein, producing MAIAREGPGLAVGTRALASQVHPVFMLPPLATSAFGAVLAGSLDTTLLVCHLLAVFFGLYTAHVKDGYVDFHRRGEDDDHPMTARGCRLALAGSTFGFVVVLAAIVALTDPFAAVLVAPGWLIGYLHAPQLDTNPVTATVGYPAGIALALLGGYYVQAGSLSPLVLALAGVFLLALAGVKVIDDSKDYEYDRSIEKRTVAVVLGPARARSFAYLLMGVGMFAVLAMAVEGVLPPSAPLASVAFGLVAAVAYRAPPRLATMLLVRGAYVFLAVLLVAVWFQPLAGLSLPDIGVFGPYTYLVTEVGFGTAAALLLHRARAWWSAARTVAVLYPVAYLWDWYTLEVGVFSIPLRTGIELLGIPLEEHLFMLVVPAFVVGVHENLRRADREVDREGE from the coding sequence ATGGCAATCGCACGCGAGGGACCCGGTCTGGCGGTCGGCACCCGGGCGCTCGCCTCGCAGGTCCACCCGGTGTTCATGTTGCCGCCGCTGGCGACCTCCGCGTTCGGCGCGGTGCTGGCGGGGTCGCTCGACACCACCCTGCTGGTCTGCCACCTCCTCGCGGTGTTCTTCGGGCTCTACACCGCCCACGTCAAGGACGGCTACGTCGACTTCCACCGCCGCGGCGAGGACGACGACCACCCGATGACCGCCCGTGGCTGTCGCCTCGCACTCGCCGGGTCGACGTTCGGGTTCGTCGTCGTCCTCGCCGCCATCGTCGCCCTGACGGACCCCTTCGCCGCGGTGCTGGTCGCGCCGGGGTGGCTGATCGGCTACCTCCACGCTCCGCAGCTCGACACCAACCCGGTCACGGCCACGGTCGGCTACCCGGCCGGCATCGCGCTGGCGCTCCTCGGGGGCTACTACGTGCAGGCGGGGTCGCTCTCGCCGCTCGTCCTCGCGCTCGCCGGCGTGTTCCTGCTCGCGCTCGCCGGCGTGAAGGTCATCGACGACTCGAAGGACTACGAGTACGACCGCTCCATCGAGAAGCGGACCGTCGCCGTCGTCCTCGGACCCGCCCGGGCCCGCTCGTTCGCCTACCTCCTGATGGGCGTCGGGATGTTCGCCGTCCTCGCGATGGCCGTCGAGGGAGTGCTCCCGCCGAGTGCGCCGCTCGCGTCCGTGGCGTTCGGCCTCGTCGCCGCCGTCGCCTACCGCGCCCCGCCTCGACTCGCGACGATGTTGCTGGTCCGGGGTGCCTACGTCTTCCTCGCCGTCCTCCTCGTGGCGGTCTGGTTCCAGCCGCTCGCGGGCCTGTCGCTCCCCGACATCGGCGTGTTCGGCCCGTACACCTACCTCGTCACGGAGGTGGGGTTCGGCACCGCCGCGGCGCTCCTCCTCCACCGGGCGCGGGCGTGGTGGTCTGCCGCCCGGACCGTCGCCGTGCTCTATCCCGTCGCGTACCTCTGGGACTGGTACACGCTCGAGGTCGGCGTGTTCTCCATCCCGCTCCGCACCGGCATCGAACTCCTCGGCATCCCGCTGGAGGAGCACCTCTTCATGCTCGTCGTCCCGGCGTTCGTCGTCGGGGTCCACGAGAACCTGCGGCGGGCGGACCGCGAGGTCGACCGCGAAGGCGAGTAG
- a CDS encoding pyridoxal phosphate-dependent aminotransferase, with translation MTGFSSRVEQVSISGIRKVFEAAGEDAINLGLGQPDFPTPEHARTAAVEAIESGATDAYTSNKGTIELREAIAEKTARDNGYDVDPAHLIATAGGSEALHVAIEAHVDAGQEVLIPDPGFVSYEALTHLAGGTPVPVDLREDLTMDPADVEAAITDDTAMFVVCSPANPTGAVQSEDDMREFARIADEHDVVCLSDEVYERIVFEGAHHSPMQFAETDNVVVVNACSKTYSMTGWRLGWVAASNRRIERMLRVHQYAQACAAAPSQFAAEAALSGPQDVVDEMVGAFAERRDVLLDGLTDMGLDVPTPKGAFYAMPRVPDGWVDEVIDRGVVVVPGDAFGANGAGHARISYAVDVETLKEALEAMRGATNALQ, from the coding sequence ATGACCGGATTCTCCAGTCGCGTCGAACAGGTCTCCATCTCTGGCATCCGGAAGGTGTTCGAGGCCGCCGGCGAGGACGCCATCAACCTCGGGCTCGGCCAGCCGGACTTCCCGACGCCCGAACACGCCCGGACCGCCGCCGTCGAGGCCATCGAGTCGGGCGCGACGGACGCCTACACGTCGAACAAGGGGACCATCGAGTTGCGAGAGGCCATCGCCGAGAAGACGGCCCGCGACAACGGCTACGACGTGGACCCGGCGCACCTCATCGCCACGGCGGGCGGGAGTGAGGCGCTCCACGTCGCCATCGAGGCCCACGTCGACGCGGGACAGGAGGTGCTCATCCCGGACCCCGGGTTCGTCTCCTACGAGGCGCTGACGCACCTCGCTGGCGGGACGCCCGTCCCCGTCGACCTTCGCGAGGACCTGACGATGGACCCCGCCGACGTCGAGGCGGCCATCACCGACGACACCGCGATGTTCGTCGTCTGCTCGCCCGCGAACCCGACCGGGGCGGTCCAGTCCGAGGACGACATGCGCGAGTTCGCCCGCATCGCCGACGAGCACGACGTGGTCTGTCTCTCCGACGAGGTGTACGAGCGCATCGTCTTCGAGGGGGCGCACCACTCGCCGATGCAGTTCGCCGAGACTGACAACGTCGTCGTCGTCAACGCCTGCTCGAAGACCTACTCGATGACCGGGTGGCGACTCGGGTGGGTCGCCGCCTCGAACCGCCGCATCGAGCGGATGCTCCGGGTCCACCAGTACGCGCAGGCGTGTGCCGCCGCACCCTCCCAGTTCGCCGCGGAGGCCGCGCTCTCCGGACCGCAGGACGTCGTCGACGAGATGGTCGGCGCGTTCGCCGAGCGCCGGGACGTGTTGCTCGACGGCCTCACCGACATGGGACTCGACGTGCCGACGCCGAAGGGGGCGTTCTACGCGATGCCCCGCGTGCCGGACGGGTGGGTGGACGAGGTCATCGACCGCGGTGTGGTGGTGGTGCCGGGCGACGCGTTCGGCGCGAACGGGGCCGGCCACGCCCGCATCTCCTACGCCGTCGACGTGGAGACGCTGAAGGAGGCGCTGGAGGCGATGCGCGGCGCGACGAACGCCCTGCAGTAG
- a CDS encoding DUF429 domain-containing protein, whose translation MQVTGVDFSGSAEPGEDVWLTTGEWDGQRLRVTDARPASEAFDASGRRAVLAGLRAFVREGDVTGLDFSFGLPRPVLPESVDSWAASLGWVREREYADALAAQADWKDRARASDADGVELKRATDRPVGASSPYSFITRYQTFHGMRDVLGPLVRDGAVSVQPMVDRDADATLCEIYPAGTLRDLGLPDTKYKDDANYPDGPERRERILDGLVACGVEVPDPIRERLLGDPEGDALDSLVATVATAWAVDSGFAVEEDRYDPVEGYIYV comes from the coding sequence GTGCAGGTCACCGGCGTCGACTTCAGTGGCTCCGCGGAACCGGGCGAGGACGTGTGGCTCACGACCGGCGAGTGGGACGGCCAGCGGCTACGGGTGACCGACGCCCGACCCGCGAGCGAGGCGTTCGACGCGAGCGGCCGTAGGGCCGTCCTCGCTGGCCTCCGCGCGTTCGTCCGTGAGGGGGACGTGACGGGACTGGACTTCTCGTTCGGGCTCCCCCGACCGGTCCTCCCCGAGTCGGTCGATTCGTGGGCCGCGAGCCTCGGGTGGGTCCGCGAGCGCGAGTACGCGGACGCGCTGGCCGCACAGGCCGACTGGAAGGACCGGGCCCGCGCGAGTGACGCCGACGGCGTGGAACTCAAGCGGGCCACCGACCGCCCCGTGGGGGCCTCCTCGCCGTACTCGTTCATCACGCGCTACCAGACGTTCCACGGGATGCGGGACGTGCTGGGGCCGCTCGTGAGGGACGGGGCGGTGTCGGTCCAGCCGATGGTCGACCGGGACGCCGACGCGACGCTCTGCGAGATATACCCCGCGGGCACCCTCCGCGACCTCGGCCTCCCGGACACGAAGTACAAGGACGACGCGAACTACCCCGACGGCCCCGAGAGGCGCGAGCGGATTCTCGACGGCCTCGTGGCGTGTGGCGTCGAGGTGCCCGACCCGATTCGAGAGCGACTGCTCGGGGACCCGGAGGGGGACGCGCTCGACAGTCTGGTGGCGACGGTGGCGACGGCGTGGGCCGTGGACAGCGGGTTCGCTGTCGAGGAGGACCGCTACGACCCGGTTGAAGGGTACATCTACGTCTGA
- a CDS encoding NmrA/HSCARG family protein, whose amino-acid sequence MKVLVAGATGTQGGSVVEHLLSGAYGDYDVYGLTRDADSDAARALESRGVTVLEGDLTDAARMRECCEGMDAVFCVTTFFEAGTDAETAQGITLVEAAKEAGVERFVYSSVGSADAAPLAHFASKARVEERIEELGFDYTVVRPVYFMQNLASFQAEEIADGTVTIPMSPDTPLALLDATDIGKTVAMALADPERFVGTTVELAGDNRTPAEIAAALSDVVGHDVAHVRPDIDDYRAMAGDEMADMYAWFEEGGYGANPMADAETYGIEPNDFETFLSESEAFRSSRPVAS is encoded by the coding sequence ATGAAGGTACTCGTAGCCGGTGCGACCGGTACACAGGGTGGTAGCGTCGTCGAACACCTCCTCTCGGGAGCGTACGGCGACTACGACGTCTACGGACTGACCCGTGACGCCGACAGCGACGCGGCCCGCGCACTCGAGTCGCGCGGCGTGACTGTCCTCGAAGGAGACCTCACCGACGCGGCGCGGATGCGCGAGTGCTGTGAAGGGATGGACGCCGTCTTCTGCGTGACGACGTTCTTCGAGGCGGGCACAGACGCCGAGACGGCGCAGGGAATCACCCTCGTCGAGGCCGCGAAGGAAGCCGGTGTCGAGCGGTTCGTCTACTCCTCGGTCGGGAGCGCGGACGCGGCACCGTTGGCACACTTCGCGTCGAAGGCTCGCGTGGAGGAACGGATCGAGGAACTGGGGTTCGACTACACCGTCGTCCGGCCGGTGTACTTCATGCAGAACCTCGCGTCCTTCCAGGCCGAGGAGATCGCCGACGGGACGGTGACGATCCCCATGTCGCCCGACACGCCGCTCGCGCTCCTCGACGCGACGGACATCGGCAAGACCGTCGCGATGGCGCTCGCCGACCCCGAGCGGTTCGTCGGCACGACGGTCGAACTCGCCGGCGACAACCGAACCCCAGCGGAGATCGCGGCCGCCCTCTCGGACGTCGTCGGCCACGACGTTGCGCACGTCCGCCCGGACATCGACGACTACCGGGCGATGGCCGGCGACGAGATGGCCGACATGTACGCCTGGTTCGAGGAGGGTGGCTACGGGGCGAACCCGATGGCCGACGCGGAGACCTACGGCATCGAACCGAACGACTTCGAGACGTTCCTCTCCGAGAGCGAGGCGTTCCGGTCGTCCCGGCCCGTCGCCAGCTGA
- a CDS encoding radical SAM protein, with product MTDPANLSVTVVDGYVDEPAHFGVPPYISTYPRYTAGAIVDAGVPEEQVRYLTIDALREDRNLWRHVDEADLMVYVGGMTVPGKYVGGTPAEPDEVKELAWTANGTTLLGGPIRFGVGEQNEGASDMERKDLDYDFVAKGDVEAAAYDLVHGGMEGFGDRVRSNEEIDRWGAKGAFVVEQHPNHPEYLIAEMETSRGCAYRCSFCTEPLYGNPAFRTADSVVKEVEHLYDRGLRHFRLGRQADILAFGGDGEAPNPEALRDLYGGIREVAPDLGTLHLDNMNPVTITEYPEESREGIRIIAEHNTPGDTAAFGLESADPVVQEQNNLLVTAEECLEAVRIVNEEAGWRPGEDPGSGPTFGDDAAPRLPKLLPGINLVHGLAGERPETYEHNKRFLQSVLDEGLMLRRVNIRQVMAFAGTEMAETGADVAKSHKEQFKPYKREVRETIDNPMLQRVVPPGTVLPDVHLEYHQDGKTFGRQLGTYPLLVGIPEERELGRAIDVAVTGHGYRSVTGVPHPLDANEATMKELQAIPGIGRQRAGDIVVGRPYVSPAEVPGAAEFSLERFLSVRPAGRAD from the coding sequence ATGACTGACCCCGCGAACCTCTCGGTCACCGTCGTCGACGGCTACGTCGACGAACCGGCGCACTTCGGGGTCCCGCCGTACATCTCCACCTACCCGCGCTACACCGCGGGGGCCATCGTCGACGCGGGCGTCCCCGAGGAACAGGTCCGGTACCTGACCATCGACGCGTTGCGCGAGGACCGGAACCTGTGGCGCCACGTCGACGAGGCCGACCTGATGGTCTACGTCGGCGGGATGACCGTCCCCGGCAAGTACGTCGGTGGCACGCCCGCCGAACCCGACGAGGTGAAGGAACTCGCGTGGACCGCGAACGGGACGACGCTGCTGGGGGGTCCCATCCGGTTCGGCGTCGGCGAGCAGAACGAGGGCGCGAGCGACATGGAGCGAAAGGACCTCGACTACGACTTCGTCGCCAAGGGCGACGTCGAGGCCGCCGCCTACGACCTCGTCCACGGGGGCATGGAGGGGTTCGGCGACCGCGTCCGCTCGAACGAGGAGATCGACCGCTGGGGCGCGAAGGGGGCGTTCGTCGTCGAACAGCACCCGAACCACCCCGAGTACCTCATCGCGGAGATGGAGACCTCGCGGGGGTGTGCCTACCGGTGTTCGTTCTGTACGGAACCGCTGTACGGGAACCCCGCGTTCCGCACGGCCGACTCGGTCGTCAAGGAGGTGGAGCACCTCTACGACCGCGGCCTGCGACACTTCCGCCTCGGCCGGCAGGCCGACATCCTCGCGTTCGGTGGGGACGGCGAGGCGCCGAACCCCGAGGCGCTGCGCGACCTGTACGGCGGTATCCGCGAGGTGGCCCCCGACCTCGGGACGCTCCACCTCGACAACATGAACCCGGTCACGATAACGGAGTACCCCGAGGAGTCACGGGAGGGCATCCGCATCATCGCGGAACACAACACGCCCGGCGACACCGCCGCGTTCGGGCTGGAGTCGGCCGACCCCGTCGTCCAGGAACAGAACAACCTCCTCGTCACGGCCGAGGAGTGTCTGGAGGCGGTCCGCATCGTCAACGAGGAGGCCGGGTGGCGACCGGGCGAGGACCCCGGGAGCGGGCCGACGTTCGGTGACGACGCGGCGCCACGGCTCCCGAAGCTCCTGCCCGGCATCAACCTCGTCCACGGGCTCGCGGGCGAGCGACCCGAGACCTACGAGCACAACAAGCGGTTCCTCCAGTCGGTGCTGGACGAGGGGCTGATGCTCCGTCGGGTGAACATCCGGCAGGTGATGGCGTTCGCGGGCACGGAGATGGCCGAGACGGGCGCGGACGTCGCGAAGTCCCACAAGGAGCAGTTCAAGCCGTACAAGCGGGAGGTGCGTGAGACCATCGACAACCCGATGCTGCAGCGGGTGGTCCCACCCGGGACGGTCCTCCCGGACGTCCACCTCGAGTACCACCAGGACGGCAAGACGTTCGGCCGGCAACTGGGGACCTACCCGCTGCTCGTCGGGATTCCGGAGGAACGCGAACTCGGACGGGCCATCGACGTGGCCGTGACGGGCCACGGCTACCGCTCGGTGACCGGGGTCCCCCATCCCCTCGACGCGAACGAGGCGACAATGAAGGAACTACAGGCCATCCCCGGTATCGGCCGGCAGCGGGCGGGCGACATCGTGGTCGGGCGACCGTACGTCTCCCCGGCGGAGGTGCCGGGGGCCGCGGAGTTCTCGCTGGAGCGGTTCCTCTCGGTTCGACCCGCGGGGCGGGCCGACTGA
- a CDS encoding flippase-like domain-containing protein: MSVEVSVVLPAYNEERTIESTVGTTLETLAEFLPEGSYEVIVAEDGCADRTPEIADRLAAEDDRVRHVHSDERLGRGGALERAFEAARGETLVYFDTDLATDMRHLEELVESIRSGEYDVATGSRWMPENVADRPAKRGIPSRGFNTMTRLFLSSELRDHQCGFKAFDREALFHILPDVQDDHWFWDTEVLVRAQREGYRVKEFAVDWEPRGDTKVDLVRDVLGMGSQILRTWWEFSVQPRITRRVTLAGGTLLVLVALALMTVYLDPTAVLEALEGADPTLVGVAALVYLLSWPVRGARYRDILAELGHRGTVGFLTGAIFISQTGNLVFPARAGDAVRAYVVKARRSVPYPSGFASLAVERVFDLLTITALGGATLVVLSLSGYDFGGLQALPPEYRQSGRTALQVSALVAGVAVTGLVALVLSARTGDGTRVRRLVGRLSDDSYADYVASVIERFVGDMQAVASDRRAFARVGATSLAVWTLDVITAAVVFAAFDVGLAPLALLGISFFAVSVGNLAKVLPLSPGGIGLYEGAFTLLVVALTGIAWPVALAAAIVDHAVKNLVTVVGGVASTLALNVSLTTAVEEASEAEEDVVRSDD, from the coding sequence ATGAGCGTCGAGGTGAGTGTCGTCCTCCCGGCCTACAACGAGGAGCGGACCATCGAGTCGACGGTCGGGACGACCCTCGAGACGCTGGCCGAGTTCCTCCCCGAGGGCTCGTACGAGGTCATCGTCGCCGAGGACGGCTGTGCGGACCGTACGCCCGAGATCGCCGACCGGCTCGCCGCCGAGGACGACCGGGTGCGGCACGTCCACAGCGACGAGCGACTGGGCCGCGGGGGGGCCCTCGAACGCGCGTTCGAGGCCGCACGTGGCGAGACGCTGGTCTACTTCGACACGGACCTCGCGACGGACATGCGACACCTCGAGGAGCTGGTCGAGTCCATCCGCTCGGGCGAGTACGACGTGGCAACCGGGTCGCGCTGGATGCCCGAGAACGTCGCCGACCGGCCGGCCAAGCGCGGTATCCCCTCTCGCGGGTTCAACACGATGACCCGCCTGTTCCTCTCCTCCGAGCTGCGCGACCACCAGTGTGGGTTCAAGGCGTTCGACCGCGAGGCGCTGTTCCACATCCTCCCGGACGTGCAGGACGACCACTGGTTCTGGGACACGGAGGTGCTCGTGCGCGCCCAGCGCGAGGGCTACCGGGTCAAGGAGTTCGCCGTCGACTGGGAGCCCAGGGGCGACACCAAGGTCGACCTCGTCCGCGACGTGCTGGGGATGGGGAGCCAGATACTCAGGACGTGGTGGGAGTTCTCCGTCCAGCCGCGCATCACCCGCCGGGTGACGCTCGCCGGTGGCACCCTCCTCGTCCTCGTCGCGCTGGCGCTGATGACCGTCTACCTCGACCCGACGGCCGTCCTCGAGGCGCTCGAAGGGGCCGACCCCACGCTCGTCGGCGTCGCCGCGCTGGTCTACCTCCTCTCGTGGCCGGTGCGTGGCGCCCGGTACCGCGACATCCTCGCCGAACTGGGCCACCGGGGGACCGTCGGCTTCCTCACGGGCGCCATCTTCATCTCGCAGACCGGGAACCTCGTGTTCCCCGCCAGAGCGGGTGACGCGGTCCGTGCCTACGTCGTGAAGGCCCGACGGTCGGTCCCCTACCCCTCGGGGTTCGCGTCGCTCGCCGTCGAGCGGGTGTTCGACCTCCTGACCATCACGGCGCTCGGGGGCGCGACGCTCGTGGTGCTCTCGCTCTCGGGGTACGACTTCGGCGGCCTGCAGGCGCTCCCGCCGGAGTACCGACAGAGCGGCCGGACCGCGCTGCAGGTGTCGGCGCTCGTCGCCGGCGTGGCCGTCACCGGCCTCGTGGCGCTCGTCCTGAGCGCCCGGACGGGCGACGGGACCCGCGTCCGTCGTCTCGTCGGACGGCTCTCCGACGACTCCTACGCAGACTACGTCGCCAGCGTCATCGAGCGGTTCGTCGGCGACATGCAGGCGGTGGCGAGCGACCGGCGAGCGTTCGCCCGCGTCGGCGCCACCAGCCTCGCGGTCTGGACGCTGGACGTGATAACGGCGGCCGTCGTCTTCGCCGCGTTCGACGTGGGCCTCGCCCCGCTCGCCCTGCTCGGCATCTCCTTCTTCGCCGTCTCGGTCGGGAACCTCGCGAAGGTGCTCCCGCTCTCGCCGGGCGGTATCGGCCTCTACGAGGGCGCGTTCACCCTCCTCGTCGTCGCGCTGACCGGCATCGCGTGGCCCGTCGCGCTGGCCGCGGCCATCGTCGACCACGCGGTGAAGAACCTCGTCACCGTCGTGGGTGGCGTCGCGTCGACGCTGGCGCTGAACGTCTCGCTGACGACGGCCGTGGAGGAAGCGAGTGAGGCGGAGGAGGACGTGGTGCGGAGCGACGACTGA
- a CDS encoding inosine/xanthosine triphosphatase: protein MELVVGSENPVKRRATERAAPEDATVLAFGVDSGVSDQPRGHAACRAGAENRARRALDASDTAATHGVGLEGGVATLEGAFEGTDGRLWLVMWAAVTDGDRWGYGTGPSLVLPDVVADPVREGGELGPVLDEYLGTAGIKHGEGAAGVFTGGASDRTSALAHAVAGALGPFVTDHYR, encoded by the coding sequence ATGGAACTGGTCGTCGGCAGCGAGAACCCGGTGAAGCGCCGGGCGACGGAACGGGCCGCGCCGGAGGATGCAACGGTGCTGGCGTTCGGCGTCGACTCGGGCGTGAGCGACCAGCCACGGGGGCACGCAGCCTGCCGAGCGGGTGCCGAGAATCGCGCCCGTCGGGCCCTCGACGCGAGCGACACGGCCGCGACTCACGGCGTCGGCCTCGAGGGCGGGGTAGCGACGCTCGAGGGGGCGTTCGAGGGCACCGACGGCCGACTGTGGCTCGTCATGTGGGCCGCCGTCACCGACGGGGACCGCTGGGGGTACGGCACCGGCCCGTCGCTCGTCCTCCCCGACGTCGTCGCCGACCCCGTCCGGGAGGGCGGCGAACTCGGCCCCGTCCTCGACGAGTATCTCGGCACGGCGGGCATCAAGCACGGCGAGGGTGCGGCGGGGGTGTTCACCGGCGGTGCGAGCGACCGGACCTCGGCGCTGGCCCACGCCGTGGCGGGGGCGCTCGGGCCGTTCGTGACCGACCACTACCGGTGA